A genomic window from Mesorhizobium sp. 131-2-1 includes:
- a CDS encoding acyl carrier protein, whose translation MSTTFDKVAKIIADTSEIDIETITPESHTIDDLGIDSLDFLDIVFAIDKEFGIKVPLEKWTQEVNDGKASTDDYFVMRNLCAKIDALVAAKNA comes from the coding sequence TTGTCCACCACGTTCGACAAAGTCGCCAAGATCATTGCCGACACCAGCGAGATCGATATCGAGACGATCACCCCCGAAAGCCACACGATCGACGATCTCGGCATCGACAGCCTCGATTTCCTCGACATCGTCTTTGCCATCGACAAGGAATTCGGCATCAAGGTGCCGCTGGAGAAGTGGACGCAGGAGGTCAATGACGGCAAGGCCTCGACCGACGATTACTTCGTCATGAGGAACCTGTGCGCCAAGATCGACGCGCTGGTCGCGGCCAAGAACGCCTGA
- a CDS encoding AEC family transporter, with the protein MSPLTETVLFVFSLVALGYLAGLTGYLKPASGEGISEFAINVAMPLLLFQTMVKSDFHGVAPWSLWGAYFSAVAITWVAGHLVTTRVFGRDARVGIVGGVSSAYSNIVLLGAPFILGIFGPSGFEVLSLLVSIHLPIMMMVSIILFEMFGRGAEEHVHPLRVVRSFLRRLFVNPLIIGILAGLAFRLIGAPLPELVSRLVDALADTAGPVALFAMGLSLRRFGISGNVRPALALSALKLFLMPGLVLGLVWLLGLPPLTAKVAVVAAALPSGINSYLIAVQFNTGQALASNQMTIATASAVLTTSFWLTVVLHVFG; encoded by the coding sequence ATGTCTCCGCTCACCGAAACCGTCCTCTTCGTCTTCAGCCTCGTCGCGCTCGGCTACCTTGCCGGCCTGACCGGCTATCTGAAACCGGCAAGCGGCGAGGGCATCTCCGAATTCGCCATCAACGTGGCGATGCCGCTGCTTCTGTTCCAGACGATGGTGAAGTCCGATTTCCACGGCGTGGCGCCATGGTCGCTGTGGGGCGCCTATTTCTCGGCGGTCGCGATTACCTGGGTCGCGGGCCATCTCGTGACCACGCGGGTGTTCGGTCGGGATGCGCGCGTGGGTATCGTCGGCGGCGTGTCGTCGGCCTATTCCAATATCGTCCTGCTAGGCGCCCCCTTTATCCTCGGCATATTCGGACCGAGCGGATTCGAGGTCCTGTCGCTGCTGGTCTCCATCCATTTGCCGATCATGATGATGGTCTCGATCATCCTGTTCGAGATGTTCGGCCGCGGTGCTGAGGAGCACGTTCATCCGCTACGCGTCGTCAGGAGCTTCCTCAGGCGGCTTTTCGTCAATCCGCTGATCATCGGCATACTGGCAGGGCTCGCCTTTCGTCTAATCGGCGCGCCGCTGCCCGAACTCGTTTCGCGGCTGGTCGATGCGCTGGCCGACACGGCCGGGCCGGTTGCACTGTTCGCCATGGGGCTCAGCCTGCGCCGCTTCGGCATTTCCGGCAACGTCCGGCCGGCGCTTGCGTTGTCGGCGTTGAAACTCTTCCTGATGCCGGGACTGGTGCTTGGCCTGGTCTGGCTGCTCGGCCTGCCGCCGCTGACGGCCAAGGTGGCGGTGGTGGCGGCGGCGCTGCCTTCGGGCATCAATTCCTATCTCATCGCCGTCCAGTTCAACACCGGCCAGGCGCTGGCCTCGAACCAGATGACGATCGCCACCGCGAGCGCGGTGCTGACCACGTCCTTCTGGCTGACGGTGGTTCTGCATGTCTTCGGATAG
- a CDS encoding aldose epimerase family protein: MMMKDGEVFGTTQAGEPVRRFTIRGGGLTANIIGLGAIVQDLRLAGHDAPLVLGYDRFEPYETDRAFFGAVVGRFANRIRDGRFTIAGKRYQTERNFLDKHTLHGGSEGYFHRPWTVSLHGRDFVTLTLHDPDGTMGFPGALDVTCTYRLKIPGTLSVELTATTSEEPTLCNLAQHSYFNLDDGGAGDILDHRLMLNAGAYTPVDAEMIPTGVVKPVDGTPFDFRQARQLRMESEGEQLPYDLNFCLASTHGSLKQAAWAQGASSGVEMEVWTTEPGLQLYTGQYLAPTSAGLEGRHYKAFSGFCLEAQVWPDAPNRPYFPQATLWPGQIYHQVTEYRFRLP, from the coding sequence ATGATGATGAAGGACGGCGAGGTCTTCGGCACGACGCAGGCGGGCGAGCCCGTCCGCCGTTTCACCATTCGTGGCGGCGGCCTCACCGCCAACATCATCGGGCTTGGCGCCATCGTCCAGGACCTTCGGCTCGCCGGCCACGACGCGCCGCTGGTGCTGGGCTACGACCGTTTCGAACCCTATGAGACCGACAGGGCGTTCTTCGGCGCGGTGGTCGGCCGCTTCGCCAACCGCATTCGCGACGGTCGCTTCACCATCGCCGGCAAGCGCTACCAGACAGAGCGCAACTTCCTCGACAAGCACACGCTGCATGGCGGCTCGGAAGGCTATTTCCACCGTCCGTGGACGGTCTCGCTGCATGGCCGGGATTTCGTCACGCTGACTTTGCATGACCCCGACGGCACGATGGGCTTTCCCGGCGCGCTCGACGTGACCTGCACCTACCGGCTCAAGATCCCCGGGACGCTCAGCGTCGAACTGACCGCCACGACCTCCGAGGAGCCGACGCTCTGCAATCTCGCGCAGCACTCTTACTTCAACCTCGACGACGGCGGTGCCGGTGATATCCTCGATCATCGGCTGATGCTCAATGCAGGCGCCTACACGCCGGTCGATGCGGAGATGATCCCGACAGGCGTGGTGAAGCCGGTCGACGGCACCCCATTCGACTTCCGCCAGGCGCGGCAGCTGCGCATGGAGAGCGAGGGCGAGCAGCTGCCCTACGACCTGAACTTCTGCCTTGCCTCCACGCACGGGTCGCTCAAGCAGGCCGCCTGGGCGCAAGGCGCCTCATCGGGCGTCGAGATGGAGGTCTGGACCACGGAGCCCGGTCTGCAGCTCTACACCGGCCAGTATCTGGCGCCGACCTCGGCAGGGCTGGAGGGGCGCCACTACAAGGCCTTTTCAGGCTTCTGCCTGGAGGCGCAGGTCTGGCCGGACGCGCCAAACCGGCCCTATTTCCCGCAAGCCACGCTGTGGCCGGGCCAGATTTATCATCAGGTGACGGAATACAGGTTCCGACTGCCTTAA
- a CDS encoding NAD-dependent succinate-semialdehyde dehydrogenase gives MLQKTSHFMRQANLINGEWVQADSGQTVDVNNPATGLKIGTVPKAGKAETRRAIEAAEEAFKTWRKTTALERSKLLRKLHDAMMDNQDVLAELLTIEQGKSLFESKGEIGSAAAYILWFAEEGRRTYGDIVPSPWGDRRILVTKEPVGVIAAITPWNFPSSMLARKLGPALAAGCTAVVKPASQTPYSGLAWGALAEEVGFPKGVINILTGSAAEIGDEICANPLVKKITFTGSTEVGKILIQKSSVTVKKVSMELGGNAPFIVFDDADIDRAVAGAITAKYRNSGQTCVCTNRFLVQAGVYDKFVEKLVVASNNLKVGSGLEEGVQQGPLIDGKAVEKVEELIADATSKGGKVVAGGKRHALGGSFFQPTVIADATSKMRFMKEEIFGPVAPVFKFETEEEAIALANDTEFGLACYFYTSDLGRAFRVMEGLKYGMVGVNEGLITTPEAPFGGVKESGLGKEGGHQGIEDYLDTKYVCIGGLGL, from the coding sequence ATGCTTCAGAAAACCAGCCATTTCATGCGCCAGGCCAATCTCATCAATGGCGAATGGGTGCAGGCCGACAGCGGCCAGACGGTCGACGTCAACAACCCCGCCACCGGCCTCAAGATCGGCACAGTGCCGAAGGCCGGCAAGGCCGAGACGCGCCGCGCCATCGAGGCCGCCGAGGAAGCCTTCAAGACGTGGCGCAAGACCACCGCGCTCGAGCGTTCGAAGCTTTTGCGCAAGCTGCACGACGCGATGATGGACAATCAGGACGTGCTCGCCGAGCTGTTGACCATCGAGCAGGGCAAGTCGCTGTTTGAATCGAAGGGCGAGATCGGCTCGGCTGCCGCCTACATCCTGTGGTTCGCCGAGGAAGGCCGCCGCACCTATGGCGACATCGTGCCGTCGCCCTGGGGCGACCGCCGCATCCTGGTGACCAAGGAGCCGGTCGGCGTCATCGCCGCCATCACGCCATGGAACTTCCCGTCCTCGATGCTCGCCCGCAAGCTCGGCCCGGCGCTGGCCGCAGGTTGCACCGCGGTGGTCAAGCCGGCCTCGCAGACGCCTTATTCGGGCCTCGCCTGGGGCGCGCTCGCCGAAGAGGTCGGCTTCCCCAAGGGCGTCATCAACATCCTGACCGGCTCGGCCGCCGAGATCGGCGACGAGATCTGCGCCAACCCGCTGGTCAAGAAGATCACCTTCACCGGTTCGACCGAGGTCGGCAAGATCCTGATCCAGAAGTCGTCCGTGACCGTCAAGAAAGTGTCGATGGAGCTCGGCGGCAATGCGCCGTTCATCGTCTTCGACGACGCCGATATCGACCGCGCCGTCGCCGGCGCCATCACCGCCAAGTACCGCAATTCCGGTCAGACCTGCGTCTGCACCAATCGCTTCCTCGTGCAGGCCGGCGTCTATGACAAATTCGTCGAGAAACTGGTCGTCGCCAGCAACAATCTGAAGGTCGGGTCCGGCCTCGAAGAGGGCGTGCAGCAGGGACCGCTGATCGACGGAAAGGCGGTCGAAAAGGTCGAGGAACTGATCGCCGACGCCACGTCGAAGGGCGGCAAGGTGGTGGCCGGCGGCAAGCGCCATGCGCTCGGCGGCTCGTTCTTCCAGCCGACGGTGATCGCCGACGCGACGTCGAAGATGCGCTTCATGAAGGAAGAGATCTTCGGCCCGGTCGCTCCGGTGTTCAAGTTCGAGACCGAGGAAGAGGCGATCGCCCTCGCCAACGATACCGAATTCGGCCTCGCCTGCTATTTCTACACCAGCGATCTCGGCCGCGCCTTCCGTGTCATGGAAGGGCTGAAATACGGCATGGTCGGCGTCAATGAAGGTCTGATCACCACACCGGAAGCGCCGTTCGGCGGCGTCAAGGAATCCGGTCTAGGCAAGGAAGGCGGACATCAGGGCATCGAGGACTATCTCGACACCAAATATGTCTGCATCGGTGGCCTCGGCCTCTGA
- a CDS encoding caspase family protein, translated as MGLVKTPNHHLSAGAWLTVFVAGLLCLAASLARGAENLKGVALIVGQSNYQHIAALPNPANDARDMAKMLTDLGFDARSVTDRDASKLKRDLERFVEDAEGADVAFIYYSGHGIEAGGENYMVPVDADVSSLKDADNAMVPISAVMDELKKTVPVTIMLLDACRTNPFPPGAVLRPAPTASATPIGAGGLEPLRGAKALDNAPATENLGTVIGFAAEPGRPALDGATGENSPYAAALLRHLVAMKGTEFGSVMRMVTEEVYLDTKARQRPWVNESLRRLLYFGVAPVEPTGDDGLITGERRQLLLTIADLPDPKRSQVELASLQDGVPLDALYGVLRALGTDKIPEDPTDLQKVLDAQAERLKKMLSERDALSTDDPEIKRLVDSADKAIGQGAIVTARNFLDEAVGRVEQTSGAVDQAEELVRQKRLADAAIYARRADASALVFDYKSAAGDYGKAFALVEKWDDKLRWNYKNQEAEALNAHGDATGDKQALQQAIDAYRIILDFIPNGEQNRDWAITRNNMAVVLQTIGERETDTARLEQAAQIFRDSLAVFERERDDLNWAAAQNNLANVLLKIGERESDPKRLNEAVAAMRATLEKRPRDKVPLDWAASQNNLGLALYALSEREPGGERLTEAEAAYRLALQEYTRQKAPVQWAMVENNLGNTLVTLGTLRNDQAKVTEAATAFRAALEVRTSDTFPVSWATSRLNLGNALSSAARFDLGTAELEEAATAYGDALTVFTRQRFPMDWASTQNNLGSVYQTLGQRTLDPARLEQSVAAFRAARRIYTRRAFPLDWAMTAYNLGNTLQLLGGLSDKPEHYKDAAMAYRDALREYKRETTPRQWALAQAGLGSALHWLSMSEADTRTLADSVAARRVALEVLTFETAPVDWANAQNGIGMSLLNLGTLGRTGKYLDEAEAAFQATLKVFTRESQPMQWAFAQNNLGDVQWNRASFGGGKADYRKAIEFFENAKQGFAEAGNTMPIPLTDKKIELVKQQLAKK; from the coding sequence ATGGGTTTGGTCAAAACCCCGAACCATCATCTTTCGGCAGGGGCATGGCTGACGGTTTTCGTCGCCGGCCTGCTCTGTCTCGCGGCATCCCTGGCCAGGGGCGCGGAGAACCTCAAGGGCGTGGCACTGATCGTCGGCCAGTCCAACTACCAGCACATCGCTGCCCTGCCCAACCCGGCCAATGACGCCCGCGACATGGCCAAGATGCTGACCGATCTCGGTTTCGACGCGCGCAGCGTAACCGATCGCGACGCCTCGAAGCTGAAGCGGGACCTCGAGCGCTTCGTCGAGGATGCCGAAGGCGCCGATGTCGCCTTCATCTACTATTCCGGCCACGGCATCGAGGCCGGCGGCGAGAACTACATGGTCCCGGTCGACGCCGACGTGTCGTCGCTGAAGGATGCCGACAATGCCATGGTGCCGATCTCCGCCGTCATGGACGAGTTGAAGAAGACGGTGCCGGTGACGATCATGCTGCTCGATGCCTGCCGCACCAACCCGTTCCCGCCGGGCGCAGTGCTGCGCCCTGCGCCGACCGCTTCGGCCACGCCGATCGGCGCCGGTGGGCTGGAACCGCTGCGCGGCGCCAAGGCGCTCGACAATGCGCCGGCCACCGAAAACCTTGGAACGGTGATCGGCTTCGCCGCCGAGCCCGGACGTCCGGCGCTCGATGGCGCCACCGGCGAGAACAGCCCCTATGCGGCGGCGCTCCTGCGCCATCTCGTCGCGATGAAAGGCACCGAATTCGGCTCAGTCATGCGCATGGTGACCGAGGAGGTCTATCTCGACACCAAAGCCCGGCAGCGGCCCTGGGTCAACGAAAGCCTGCGCCGGCTGCTCTATTTCGGCGTCGCGCCGGTGGAGCCGACTGGTGACGACGGGCTGATCACCGGCGAGCGGCGGCAACTGCTTTTGACGATCGCCGACCTGCCCGATCCGAAGCGCTCGCAGGTGGAACTCGCCTCTTTGCAGGACGGCGTGCCGCTCGACGCGCTCTACGGCGTGCTGAGGGCGCTCGGCACCGACAAGATCCCGGAGGATCCGACCGACCTGCAGAAGGTTCTCGACGCGCAGGCCGAACGGCTTAAGAAGATGCTGTCCGAGCGTGACGCGCTCAGCACCGACGATCCCGAAATCAAGCGTCTCGTCGACTCGGCCGACAAGGCGATCGGCCAGGGCGCCATCGTCACCGCGCGCAACTTCCTCGACGAAGCGGTAGGCCGGGTCGAGCAGACCAGCGGCGCCGTCGACCAGGCGGAGGAACTGGTCAGGCAGAAGCGGCTCGCCGACGCCGCCATCTATGCCAGGCGCGCCGATGCCTCCGCCCTGGTCTTCGACTACAAATCGGCGGCCGGCGACTACGGCAAGGCCTTCGCGCTGGTCGAGAAATGGGACGACAAACTGCGCTGGAACTACAAGAACCAGGAGGCCGAGGCGCTCAACGCCCATGGCGATGCCACCGGCGACAAACAGGCGCTGCAGCAGGCCATCGACGCCTACCGGATCATCCTGGACTTCATTCCCAATGGCGAGCAGAACCGCGACTGGGCGATCACCCGCAACAATATGGCGGTGGTGCTGCAGACCATCGGCGAACGCGAGACCGACACGGCCCGGCTTGAACAGGCAGCCCAGATCTTCCGTGACTCGCTTGCCGTCTTCGAGCGCGAGAGAGACGACCTCAACTGGGCCGCGGCCCAGAACAATCTCGCCAATGTGCTGCTGAAGATCGGCGAGCGCGAGAGCGATCCGAAGCGCCTGAACGAGGCGGTTGCAGCCATGCGCGCGACGCTGGAGAAGCGCCCCCGCGACAAAGTTCCGCTCGACTGGGCGGCCTCGCAGAACAATCTCGGCCTGGCGCTGTACGCGCTCTCGGAACGGGAGCCCGGCGGCGAACGCCTCACCGAGGCCGAGGCCGCCTATCGGCTGGCGCTGCAGGAATACACGCGCCAGAAGGCGCCGGTGCAGTGGGCGATGGTTGAGAACAACCTCGGCAACACGCTGGTGACGCTGGGCACTCTGCGCAACGACCAGGCGAAGGTCACCGAGGCGGCAACGGCCTTCCGCGCCGCGCTCGAAGTCCGGACGAGCGACACCTTCCCGGTCTCCTGGGCGACCAGCCGGCTCAATCTGGGCAATGCTTTGAGCAGCGCTGCCCGCTTCGATCTCGGCACCGCCGAGCTGGAAGAAGCGGCGACGGCCTATGGCGATGCGCTGACGGTCTTCACCCGCCAGCGGTTCCCGATGGACTGGGCCTCCACCCAGAACAATCTCGGCTCGGTCTACCAGACGCTCGGCCAGCGCACGCTCGACCCGGCGCGGCTCGAGCAGTCGGTTGCGGCCTTCCGGGCGGCGCGGCGCATCTACACCCGGCGCGCTTTCCCGCTCGACTGGGCGATGACCGCCTACAATCTCGGCAACACGCTGCAATTGCTCGGTGGCCTGTCCGACAAGCCGGAGCACTACAAGGATGCGGCGATGGCCTACCGCGACGCCCTGCGCGAATACAAGCGGGAGACGACGCCGCGGCAATGGGCGCTGGCGCAAGCCGGCCTCGGCTCGGCGCTGCATTGGCTGAGCATGAGCGAGGCAGATACAAGGACCTTGGCCGACTCGGTCGCCGCGCGCCGGGTAGCGCTCGAGGTGCTGACCTTCGAGACAGCGCCCGTCGACTGGGCAAACGCGCAGAACGGCATCGGCATGAGCCTGCTCAATCTCGGCACTCTCGGGCGCACAGGCAAATATCTGGACGAGGCCGAAGCCGCCTTCCAGGCGACGCTCAAGGTGTTCACCCGCGAGAGCCAGCCAATGCAATGGGCCTTCGCGCAGAACAATCTCGGCGACGTCCAGTGGAACCGCGCCAGCTTTGGCGGCGGCAAGGCCGACTACCGTAAGGCCATCGAATTCTTCGAAAATGCCAAGCAGGGTTTTGCCGAAGCCGGCAACACGATGCCGATCCCGCTCACCGACAAGAAGATCGAGCTGGTGAAGCAGCAGCTGGCGAAGAAATAG
- a CDS encoding beta-ketoacyl-ACP synthase codes for MSSHDVVITGIGLVSSLGEGPDAHWQKLAQPGLEPVLDAARFAPYTIHPLPEIDWNLQIAKRGDQRQMETWQRLGTYAAGLALDDAGIKGNDELCATMDMVVAAGGGERDEAVDAAILAASESRNDRDVLLNEKLTTELRPTLFLAQLSNLLAGNISIVHKVTGSSRTFMGEEGAGVAAVETAAARIRSGQSTHVLVGGAFQTEHSDMLLGYELAGYLHRGAWKPVWQRQGGEGGGVVTGSGGAFLVLEQREHAASRGRRIYAELGPIVSGRARRRNGGLDAEIAALLEQTALPKGELLAISGASGAHAATTAEKAAFDANPAIAARAFSTLTGHMKEAQFPFAVALAALAVDRKAAYPAFDAATEKPFAGIPATVLATAIGYHQFEGMGLIKAA; via the coding sequence ATGAGTTCCCACGACGTCGTCATCACCGGTATCGGCCTTGTCTCCTCGCTGGGCGAGGGTCCGGACGCGCATTGGCAGAAGCTTGCCCAGCCCGGCCTTGAGCCGGTGCTCGATGCCGCGCGCTTTGCCCCCTACACCATCCATCCGCTGCCGGAGATCGACTGGAACCTGCAGATCGCCAAGCGCGGCGACCAGCGGCAAATGGAGACCTGGCAGCGGCTGGGCACCTATGCCGCGGGCCTGGCGCTGGACGATGCCGGCATCAAGGGCAATGACGAGCTCTGCGCGACCATGGACATGGTGGTGGCGGCCGGCGGCGGCGAGCGCGACGAGGCGGTCGATGCCGCGATCCTCGCCGCTTCCGAAAGCCGCAACGACCGCGACGTGCTGCTCAACGAGAAGCTGACCACCGAATTGCGGCCGACTCTGTTCCTTGCCCAGTTGTCCAATCTGCTCGCCGGCAACATTTCGATCGTCCACAAGGTCACCGGTTCCTCGCGCACCTTCATGGGCGAGGAAGGGGCCGGCGTCGCCGCCGTCGAGACGGCCGCCGCGCGCATCCGCTCGGGACAGTCGACGCATGTGCTGGTCGGCGGCGCCTTCCAGACCGAACATTCCGACATGCTGCTCGGCTATGAGCTGGCCGGCTACCTGCATCGTGGCGCCTGGAAACCGGTCTGGCAAAGGCAGGGCGGCGAAGGCGGCGGCGTGGTGACGGGCTCCGGCGGTGCCTTCCTGGTGCTGGAGCAGCGCGAGCACGCGGCAAGCCGCGGCCGCAGGATCTACGCCGAGCTTGGCCCCATCGTGTCCGGTCGCGCCAGACGGCGCAATGGCGGGCTCGATGCCGAGATTGCGGCCTTGCTTGAACAGACCGCGCTGCCGAAGGGCGAGTTGCTGGCGATCTCGGGCGCTTCCGGCGCCCATGCCGCCACCACCGCCGAGAAAGCAGCGTTCGACGCCAATCCGGCGATCGCGGCACGTGCCTTCTCGACGCTGACCGGCCATATGAAGGAAGCGCAATTCCCCTTCGCCGTGGCGCTGGCGGCGCTGGCCGTCGATCGCAAGGCCGCCTATCCCGCCTTCGATGCCGCGACCGAGAAGCCGTTTGCCGGCATTCCCGCGACCGTCCTTGCAACGGCGATCGGCTATCACCAATTCGAGGGCATGGGGCTGATCAAGGCGGCCTGA
- a CDS encoding histidine phosphatase family protein produces the protein MVRFLLALMLLVAPAAAHATDAGWALLRDGGHIVLLRHAMVTGAADPANFDIAKCPTQLNLSARGQQQASRIGALFAARAAPIERVLSSRYCRCLDTARIAFEAEPEAFAPLDLLKTDPAEKAAQLVATLKEIRGYSGSDNLVLVTHLENIVALTGVAPREGEAVVVEPQGDGLRVLGRVTF, from the coding sequence ATGGTTCGATTTCTGCTGGCGCTGATGCTGCTCGTCGCCCCAGCCGCGGCGCATGCGACAGATGCGGGCTGGGCACTGTTGCGCGACGGCGGCCATATCGTGCTGCTGCGTCATGCCATGGTCACCGGCGCTGCCGATCCGGCCAATTTCGACATCGCCAAATGCCCGACCCAGCTCAACCTGTCGGCGCGCGGCCAGCAGCAGGCAAGCCGGATCGGCGCCCTGTTCGCCGCCCGCGCCGCCCCCATCGAGCGCGTGCTCTCCAGCCGCTACTGCCGCTGTCTCGACACCGCCCGCATCGCCTTCGAGGCCGAACCGGAGGCCTTCGCGCCGCTCGACCTCCTGAAGACCGATCCGGCGGAGAAGGCCGCGCAGCTCGTCGCGACGCTGAAGGAAATCCGCGGCTACTCCGGCTCCGACAATCTCGTCCTGGTCACCCATCTGGAAAACATCGTGGCGCTGACCGGGGTAGCGCCGCGCGAAGGCGAAGCCGTGGTCGTCGAACCACAGGGCGACGGGCTCAGGGTGCTTGGCCGCGTCACGTTCTGA
- a CDS encoding slipin family protein yields the protein MTILDKVLGRERVLVKENERAVTLYKGEIKAVLMPGEHWLANRRGSLEVSRHDLKNPEFVSAYEKALFDKLPDVAARHFTVVRTGRTDVAVIERDGNLHAMLAPDRKLVLWTDAGPWKVTLVDTSADLAIDPALMRRLGQARKTELMSVHPVVDGQAGLLFVDGALARTLAAGVHGFWNVGRMVQIKVVDLKRQSLDVAGQEVLTKDRVTIRVNIAAEYRVVDPVKAVSAVKDFSEALYRALQYAFRKTLGVLTLDQILEKKVTVDEEAAAKVRDDMAAIGLEVSDIALKDVILPGEMREILNQVVSAEKQAEANVIRRREETNATRSLLNTARVMAENPVMLRLKELEALETIAGKVERLTVHNGTGGLLNDLVKLREG from the coding sequence ATGACCATTCTCGATAAGGTTCTTGGGCGCGAGCGCGTCCTTGTTAAGGAAAACGAACGGGCCGTCACCCTCTACAAGGGGGAGATCAAGGCTGTCCTGATGCCGGGTGAGCATTGGCTCGCCAACCGGCGCGGAAGCCTTGAAGTGTCCCGGCACGATCTGAAGAACCCGGAATTCGTTTCGGCCTACGAGAAGGCGCTGTTCGACAAGCTCCCGGATGTGGCCGCGCGTCATTTCACCGTCGTTCGCACCGGGCGCACGGATGTCGCCGTCATCGAGCGTGACGGCAACCTCCATGCCATGCTGGCGCCAGACCGCAAGCTCGTGCTGTGGACGGATGCCGGACCGTGGAAGGTGACGCTGGTCGACACATCGGCCGACCTGGCGATCGATCCGGCGCTGATGCGCCGGCTCGGCCAGGCCCGGAAGACGGAACTGATGTCCGTTCACCCGGTGGTCGACGGCCAGGCTGGGCTGCTCTTCGTCGATGGAGCGCTGGCGCGGACGCTTGCCGCGGGCGTGCACGGCTTCTGGAATGTCGGGCGCATGGTGCAGATCAAGGTCGTCGACCTCAAGCGCCAGTCGCTCGACGTCGCCGGGCAGGAAGTGCTGACCAAGGATCGCGTGACGATCCGCGTCAACATCGCCGCCGAATACCGGGTCGTCGATCCGGTCAAGGCGGTGAGCGCGGTGAAGGACTTCTCGGAAGCCCTCTACCGCGCCCTGCAGTACGCGTTCCGCAAGACGCTTGGCGTGCTCACGCTCGATCAGATCCTCGAAAAGAAGGTGACGGTCGACGAGGAGGCGGCGGCCAAGGTCCGCGACGACATGGCCGCGATCGGCCTCGAGGTCAGCGATATCGCGCTCAAGGATGTCATCCTGCCGGGCGAGATGCGCGAGATCCTCAACCAGGTGGTTTCGGCCGAGAAGCAGGCCGAGGCCAACGTCATCCGCCGGCGCGAGGAGACGAACGCGACGCGTTCGCTTCTCAACACGGCCAGGGTGATGGCCGAGAACCCGGTGATGCTGCGGCTAAAGGAGCTCGAGGCTCTGGAAACCATCGCCGGCAAGGTCGAGCGGCTGACCGTCCACAACGGAACGGGCGGGCTGCTCAACGACCTGGTCAAGCTCCGCGAAGGTTGA
- a CDS encoding beta-ketoacyl-ACP synthase has protein sequence MANLNDHMGRPIVAVTGIGVVTSLGVGKADNWAALTSGKSGIHPITRFPVDHLNTRISGMVDFLPSSSKGASLLTYELAETAAQEAVAEAGLASGDFAGPLFLASPPVELDWADRFSLYNSDKKDAGAERLLRVARALKELDIFETTQFGSIADRLADRFGTRGLPITLSTACASGATAIQLGVEAIRRGECDKALSIGADGSATAEALIRFSLLSALSTHNDIPEKASKPFSKDRDGFVLAEGSGALVLESLEAALARGATILGIMRGCGEKADDFHRTRSKPDGSPAIAAVRAALADAGLSEDEIDYVNAHGTSTPENDKMEHLSLSTVFGERIGSMPISSNKSMIGHTLSAAGAVEAAFSLMTMRESVIPPTINYDNPDPAIVLDVVPNKKRNAEVGTVLSNSFGFGGQNTCLVMAREPV, from the coding sequence ATGGCCAATCTGAACGACCACATGGGCAGGCCGATCGTCGCCGTCACCGGCATCGGCGTGGTGACGTCGCTTGGCGTCGGCAAGGCCGACAATTGGGCAGCGCTCACGTCCGGCAAATCCGGCATCCATCCGATCACCCGTTTTCCGGTCGATCATCTGAACACCCGCATTTCCGGCATGGTCGACTTCCTGCCGTCGAGCTCGAAGGGCGCCAGCCTCCTCACCTACGAGCTTGCCGAGACCGCGGCGCAGGAAGCGGTGGCGGAAGCCGGCCTCGCCAGCGGCGATTTCGCCGGCCCGCTCTTCCTTGCCTCGCCGCCGGTCGAGCTCGACTGGGCCGACCGTTTCTCGCTCTACAATTCCGACAAAAAGGACGCCGGCGCCGAAAGGCTGCTGCGGGTGGCGCGGGCGCTGAAGGAGCTCGACATCTTCGAGACCACCCAGTTCGGCTCGATCGCCGACCGGCTGGCCGACCGCTTCGGCACGCGCGGCCTGCCGATCACGTTGTCGACCGCCTGCGCGTCGGGCGCCACCGCCATCCAGCTTGGCGTCGAGGCGATCCGCCGCGGCGAATGCGACAAGGCGCTGTCGATCGGCGCCGATGGCTCGGCGACCGCCGAGGCGCTGATCCGCTTCTCGCTGCTGTCGGCGCTCTCCACCCACAACGACATCCCGGAAAAGGCGTCAAAACCCTTCTCCAAGGACCGCGACGGTTTCGTCTTGGCCGAAGGCTCCGGCGCGCTGGTGCTGGAATCGCTCGAAGCGGCGCTTGCCCGCGGCGCCACCATCCTCGGAATCATGCGCGGCTGCGGCGAAAAGGCCGACGATTTCCATCGTACCCGCTCCAAGCCGGACGGCTCGCCAGCGATCGCCGCGGTGCGCGCCGCCCTTGCCGACGCCGGCCTGAGCGAGGACGAGATCGACTACGTCAACGCCCACGGCACCTCGACGCCCGAAAACGACAAGATGGAGCATCTGTCGCTGTCGACCGTCTTCGGAGAGCGTATCGGATCGATGCCGATCTCGTCGAACAAGTCGATGATCGGTCACACACTGTCGGCCGCCGGCGCGGTCGAAGCCGCTTTCTCGCTGATGACGATGCGCGAAAGCGTCATCCCGCCGACCATCAACTACGACAATCCCGATCCGGCGATCGTGCTCGACGTGGTGCCAAACAAGAAGCGGAACGCCGAGGTCGGCACCGTTTTGTCGAACTCTTTCGGCTTCGGCGGCCAGAACACCTGCCTTGTCATGGCGCGGGAACCGGTCTAA